The genomic region AGATGAATTAGCCAGCTCTTTAGTTCCAAAGCCTATTAGCGAGTGTTGACCACAGACTCTGTTAGGTTAAGAAGGCCTATGGCAATGCAGTACTCACTCACTGAGATTGATACCTCCTTTAGTACATTCACCTAGTTAGGTTACGGGGTTTCTTAAGTGTTGCTCAGATTATAATGCCCTACAGGATTCCACCATGGTAGAGCCAGCTAGCCCATCTACATTATATACTTTTACTACACATACAGAACAGATTGGTACTCAAAGAGTTAAGCACTATTTCAAATGGTCTGAATGTTCCGGTAGTTACAGGGAGGAATCAGTGCTTATTGATTTCCACTTGCCACATTCAGAACTCAATTACAGAACCTTGTAGTTGCTCAAGTGGGCATATGTGCTTGCCTCTCCTCTGCAAAATCACTAACACTCTTTAGTGATGGGAGCAAAAGCCTAGGAACCAACTCAATTGTCAGTGAAATCATTATGTTCAAGAACATTACCACAATTAAAGTCAATGTTAATTGATATCACATATTAACTTGAGGTTTAATAGTATTGTGGCCTATTTGTTAGTCAGCACTGTATGGTATGGCAGATGCcagtgctcctgttctgctcctcacAAGACTAGATTCTGGATTTACAAGTCCTTCTCCTGAAATTCCTGTCCTTGGACAAAAGTAGTTCTGGATGAATAGTTGAGGCTGAGGAGAAGTGTGATGTATGCTTTTTTACAAAATACTGTACTTGCAATGCTCACTGAAGGCTTCTCTCAGAAATACACAACACATGTTAAAGAAATCCACCATATTCCTGTACCAAAACCAGGACACAGGGGCTCTTTCATTAATAATCTAGGAACATATTTTTGCCATCATTTATTTTCTTCAGAGGCATGGAGAATACGGACATATCTCAGAGTATTTAATGATGTGCGGAGACGCTAATGATCTATTGCTGATGGGCCTGTTGGATAGATGAAAGCACTCAAGTGAATTTGATCTGTGTCCAAGTATATACaagttttttaattttaattttaattgtGCCTGCATTATAAGGATCTGATTTAGCATTTTTCCTCAACTGATGATGCCGCATAATTCACATTAACAATCTCTCAGGGAGATGAAGATGTAAACGACAGCCAAACAGAAGGTTTGCTCTCAACATCATCATGAGCTGTGTTACATTCATGTTCTATTTAACATGGCTGACATGTCACTTCTGGTTAACATGATATGACTAGACGTATGATACCCTTACATTTACCCCAGACACTACTTTTCACCAACTCCctgtctcataaatcaaattgTTTATgctatgcagttgaagtcggaagtttacatacacttaggttggagtcattaaaacttgtttttcaactactccacacatttattgttagcaaactatagtttttggcaagtcagtaaggacatctactttgtgcatgacacaatgaatatttccaacaattgtttacagacagattatttcacttataattcactgtatcacaattccagtgggtcagaagtttacatacactaagttgactgtgcctttaaacagcttggaaaattccataaaattatgtcatggctttagaagattctgataggctaattgacataatttgagtcaattggagttgtacctgtggatgtatttcaaggcctaccttcaaactcagtgcctctttgcctgacatcatgggaaaactaaaaatacaaaaaaaaaattgtagacctcaacaagtctggtttatccttgggagcagtttccaaacgcctgaaggtaccatgttcatctgtacaaacaatagaacacaataaacaccatgggaccactcagtcgtcatatcgctcaggaaggagatgcattctgtctcctagagattaatgaacttgggtgcgaaaagtgcaaatcaatcctagaacaatagcaaaggacgaTGTGaaaattctggaggaaacaggtacaaaagtatctatatccacagtaaaacgagtcctatatcagcacaacctgaaaggccgctcagcaaggaagaagccattgctccaaaaccgccataaaaaagcttgactacggtttgcaactgcacatggggacaaagatcgtactttttggagaaatgtcctctggtctgatgaaacaaaaatagaactgtttggccataatgaccatcgttatcttTGGAGttaaaatgggggaggcttgcaagccgaagaacagtatcccaaccgtgaagcacgggggtggcaacatcatgttgtgaggtgctttgctgcaagagggactggtgcacttcacaaaatagatggcatcatgaggaagcaaaattatgtggatatattgaagcaacatctcaagacatcatcagttaaagcttggtcacaaatgggtcttccaatgaCCAAGcataaagttgtggcaaaattgcttaagggcaacaaagtcaaggtattggagtggtcatcacaaagccctgacctcaatcgcatagaaaatttgtgggcagaactgaaaaggcgtgtgcgagcaaggaggccttacaaacctgactcagttacaccagctctatcaggacgaatgagacaaaattcacccaacttattgtgggaagcttgtggaaggctacctgaaatgtttgacccaagtgaaacaatttaaaggcaatgctaccaaatactaattgagtgcatgtaaacttctgaccccctgggtttgtgatgaaagaaatcaaatctgaaataaatcattctctccactattattctgacatttcacattcttaaaataaagtggtgatcctaactgacctaagacagggaatttttactaaatgtcaggaatttgtattaaatgtatttggctaaagtgtatgtaatttttctacttcaactgtatgtgttccTGGTTGTCCATGCATTAAACTAAACTGTACAGTAACCCATAGtcttttttgtctttgttttacagaCTCACCGTGCAGTCCTGAGGTTTTGATGAAAGAAACACTCAGAACAGTGGGAGGCTCACTGTAACTCAGGGACTGTTTCACTGGAACCCCCTGCACatctttcccacctggaccatTTTACAGGGATACAACTACAAGTCAGCAAAACCTCTGGTTAATGACAATAACACAGCTCCTGCCAAGGTCATCAACCTTTTCTGGTGTCCAAGCCTCTGTGGGTTTGGACCggtgaacacagacagacagcatggctaGAGGGAGATTCATCTACTGTCTACTAGGGCAGTTGTTGGCTGGCCTGATTCTGGCATCCGTTGGTCTATCCTCCATCCAGAGAGATAATGAGTGTCCCCAGCTGTGCGTGTGTGAGATCCGACCCTGGTTCACCCCCCAATCTACCTACAGAGAAGCCACGACGGTGGACTGTAACGACCTCCGTCTCACACGCATTCCAGGCAACTTGTCCAGCGACACTCAGGTGCTCCTCCTGCAGAGCAATTACATCGCCAGAACCAGTGAAGAGCTGGAGCAGCTCTTCAACCTGACCGAGCTGGACCTGTCTCAGAACAACTTCAGCAGCATCCACGATGTGGGCCTCACCAACATGTCCCAgctcaccacactgcaccttgagGAGAACCAGATTACTGAAATGCCTGACTACTGCCTACAGGACCTCAGCAACCTGCAAGAGCTCTACATCAACCATAACCAGATCAACATAATCTCCCCAAACGCCCTCTCTGGTCTGCACAATCTGCTCAGGCTCCATCTCAACTCCAACAGGCTCAAGGCCATTGACAGTCGCTGGTTTGAGTCAACGCCCAACCTTGAGATCCTCATGATCGGGGAAAATCCTGTTGTTGGCATCCTGGACTTTAACTTCAAGCCGCTTGTAAACCTGAGGAGCTTGGTTCTGGCTGGAATGGATTTAACAGACGTCCCTGGAAATGCCTTTGTGGGACTAGACAACCTAGAGAGTCTCTCCTTCTATGACAACAAGCTAATTAGAGTTCCTCAGAATGCCCTTCAGAAACTACCTAACCTCAAGTTCTTGGACTTGAACAAAAACCCTGTGCACAAAATCCAAGAGGGGGACTTTAAGAACATGCTGAGGCTGAAAGAGCTGGGCATAAACAACATGGGGGAGCTGGTCTCCGTTGACCGCTTTGCCGTCGATAACCTCCCTGAGCTTACCAAGCTGGAGGCTACCAATAACCCCAAATTTTCCTACGTGAACCGCCAGGCTTTCCGTGACGTCCCTGCCCTGGAGAGCCTCATGTTGAACAACAATGCCCTTAACGCCCTCTACCAGTCCACTGTGGACTCCCTGCCCAACTTGCGTGAGATCAGCATCCACAGCAACCCCCTGCGATGTGACTGCGTCATCCAGTGGATGAGCTCCAACAAGACCAGCATCCGCTTCATGGAACCCCTCTCCATGTTCTGTGCTCTTCCAGTcgaggtcagaggtcagcatgtgAGGGAGTTGCTCCAGCAGGACTCAGCAGAGCAGTGCCTGCCCATGATTTCCCACGACAGCTTTCCCAACCACCTGAACCTGGACATAGGCATGACTGTGGACCTGGACTGCCGTGCCATGTCCCAGCCTGAGCCAGATATCTACTGGGTCACACCTGTAGGGAACAAGGTGATGGTGGAAACCCTGTCTGATAAATACAGCCTCAGTAGCGAGGGAACACTGCGTATCTCTCAAATCCAGGTCGAGGACTCTGGCAGGTATACCTGTGTGGCTCAGAATGCTGAGGGGGCGGACACTCGGGTGACTGCTATTAGGGTGAATGGTACTCTCTTAGACAGCACCCAGTTGATGAAAGTGTACGTGAAGAAGACTGAGTCCCACTCCATTCTGGTTTCCTGGAAGGTCAACTCCAACGTCATGACCTCCAACCTCAAGTGGTCATCTGCCACAATGAAGATAGACAACCCTCACATCACCTACACAGCCAGGGTCCCAGTGGATGTCCATGAGTATAACCTCACACACCTACAGCCCTCCACCGAGTATGAGGTATGTCTCACCGTCTCCAACATCCACCAGCAGACACAGAAGTCCTGTGTCAATGTGACAACGAAGCACGCTGCCTTCACTGTGGAGATATCTGACCAAGGCACTAACACCGCTCTCGCAGCGGTCATGGGTACCATATTCGGCATCATCAGCCTGGCCTCTATGGCTGTGTACATTTCCAAGAGGTGGAAGAGGAAAAACTACAATCACTCCCTGAAAAAGTACATGCAGAAAACATCTTCCATCCCCCTCAATGAACTCTACCCTCCCCTCATCAACCTGTGGGAGGCGGAcagtgagaaggagaaagaggttTCCTCCTCATCAGAGACCAAACCAGGCCAGGTGGACACAACACGGAGCTACTACATGTGGTGAAAGCCACTACATGTGGGGTAAACCAGAAATAACACATTTTAGGAGCACAAAGTCACTTATTTTGCTTCTTTGTGTGACAGTAATATGAaatatttttttgcagttttcTGCTTTGCTCATTTGAGGCAAAGAACAGACAGATATTTCAGACTTTTTAGTATAGTGTATTGCCTTTCTCCTCTTGCCCCCTTTTTGACAGTCAATATGGCAGCTTTGTTTAGCTCCCAGGACTTGGTAGTCATTGTGTTTTATTTTGAGTACTTGTTTTGATATCATAGCATGGGTATTGTCATGGATTCAGTCTGGATCAACTTGCTGGAGCTGGAATTGGATCCATTTTGATTTCTTTCTCTGGAAGTATTCTTAGAGAATACAATGGTTTTTTTCTCATAAAACAGTTTAAGTGTTAACTGTTGTACAATGCAATATATAAACCAATTTGTCTATGGACTACAATATAAGCTGACAAAGTAAGTTTAGACTTGATATACTGTCTATTGAATAATGTTAGCAATTGCTCTGTAATGTTGTATCAACTATCATTTGAATGACTTTTTTGACATTAACAAACAGTAATTTTTTATTAAGAACTTAAGTTTGCAGAGAAAATACCATAAACCAGCAATATGAATGTTTAATAACTAGGTAAGTAGACATAAAGCTTTTTAAATTCTCAGAATATTATTTTTGATTTTGCTAGAATCATTCAACGATCACTGAGTTTGTTGTGATTTACACACGCAAATACTGTATGTTGTATATTGAGGAGCAAGCaaaaataaaatacttttttccTCATATTTTTTATACCATTTCCAGACCTTGTGTCATTATTTGTATGTTACATCATATATAGTAAAAACAGGCTCTGCAATAATATATTCATTTCAAACCTTAAGCATTTACTTCGACAACAAAGACGGTGTTTAGCATAATTCCATATGACTAAAATGAAAACATGTAACGCGGGGCAGATGGAAAGATGTGTTTTACATTATGACATTATGGTAAATGATGCATTATATCAGTTTGAGTGTAGGTGTAGGCACAGTGTAGATTGTGataaagagagatggagtggaGAGATACTAACTACAGAGGCTGAGATGCTGCAAAAGCAATTATCAGAGCGTAATTAAAATCTGCCCCTTTAGTCTCCAATTATTGCTGCAAAAAGCCTTCGAGGAGCAAACAGCCCTAAAAAAACACAGATGAAAGATTTTGGAAACCAGGAAGAGGACATATGGGAGTAAATGGCAAGACAAGCCTCCCAAAGTGATGAAGACCACCGGGCACAGAGGACAGATCTTCAGTGTTCACACTGCCATTTAATGACATATAGGGCAACAGTGTCCTCCCTTGCCATGCCCACTCTCCAGGATGAGATGAGATGGGTGTGGGCAGCATTGAGGGGAGGAATGAAGTGGCTGAGCTTAGATCAAAGGAGGATGTGATTATGGATAATGGGCACTATTAAGCAGCACAAAATGCTGCATTATCTTACAGTCAGCAACACAGCTTTATTCAGAGAGATGCTAGCAGCTCCCAATTGTCTGCACCCTCATACTGTATGAGCAGAGCCTGTtccaggcataagcgacataagcgGGGCCTCAACTTACTATTGGGAGTAAGAAGAGTAGAATACACCAGGTGCAATCATAGATTCCGATTGGTTAGACCAACGTTGAACAGTCCTTAGAAAGGGTGCTGCCTGTTTAAGTTTCTGACTATAGGTggggaggagcagaatggaggcatgatctgatttgctgaagggagggcacTGATCAAgaatgtgtgatgtgtgtgtgtagcacagGAGATTTGTTGATAGAATTTCAGTAGCGTTTTCCTCAGATTTCCTTTATTTAAGTCCCCAGACACAATAAATACGATTTATGCGATATGTGGTTTACAGTTTGCACATAGTCCAAAGtttgttacaatccctgatgtctctccggaaggagatcctcgctctcagctcatctactttattgtccTGGGACTGAACGTTAGCGAGTGATATATTCAGAAGTGGTGGATGGTATGCACACAGCTTGAGTTTGACTACGGCCCCACTTGTTCTTCACTGTCTTTGGCATCAGCGTTTTGGTGCAGGCACCGTGATGAataaaactgcctctggaagttcAAACAAAGGACCCTGGTCAGGGAAGTAACATTTTTGCTTGAATTTCTGGTGAGTGACCGCCAATCTAATGTCCAAAAGTATTTTCCGGCTGTAGGTAATAATACAAGGAACTTTCTGAGAAAAtcatgtaagaaataatacaaacaTTTAAAAGAATACTGCAAAgttggctaggagctagaaaTAGGGTGACCATGTCTATTGGCACCATCTTGTTATAAATTGAGTAACACGAAGTGACACTTTGGATTTAGACACACCAAAGAATCAATAGAATCCTCAAAGTAATGACATACTGAAGGGAAGCTAATAATTGTATTTAATATAGACTCCTCCCTCGATAACAGTTTGCCACTGGGGGGAATGCTCAAGGTCCTTGCATATCTATGTAATGAGTGATTTTCAAGATGGTGACATACAActgagggacagacagtaaaATCGAATGTTTTTTGAAAACGTAATTTTTTATAATACAAACAAATACAACAACTTACAGACGCACACAAACAACGACTACATCTCATCTGACCAGAACCACATTCTCACACCTCCATCCCAAGTGCCTGCATTATTGTTTTCCACTTGCCCTTAAATTGTACCAATTGTTTTTCTCAGTCGCCCATGCtatttcaatatttcaatagTAAATCATAAAtttttttccattgtgttaatgattGCGGATTGATGGATTTCCAAGTTTTCAATATACGTTTTTCAACATGAGTGGTGAGAAGAGAATGGTCCAGACCAATGGGTATCTCATTCCCCCCTATATGCCATGTCTtaaaatatgcagacagacagattaaccctcctgttgtgttcgtttcatgttaattcattctgtgttcccggtccaaaacGACTGCCCCATtgtagctgattataaatccataataatacatacattatcacctaatgttgtgttagatctttttatcaacttaagttcttgtgaacattacaagttttgaactttgtatttgctatttatggcctgtaggccacattgacctgagctcattcAACTCGCTTTTGAGTTACAAtagcataatgtatggattattttgactataacaaatactcagatgaaacatattgtgctatttatcacagactacattgtgtcaaagtttaacgtTTGACAAGGGCTCTCCttctcaccagtgtcatgatcaaagatatgatcaagagcctcacatacagtatatctgtaaCGTCTCTTGTCAGaatgaggatcggaccaaagcgcagcgtggtaagtgttcatgatatttattgatcaaaacacttgaacaaaataacaacggga from Oncorhynchus kisutch isolate 150728-3 linkage group LG5, Okis_V2, whole genome shotgun sequence harbors:
- the LOC109890937 gene encoding leucine-rich repeat neuronal protein 1, whose product is MARGRFIYCLLGQLLAGLILASVGLSSIQRDNECPQLCVCEIRPWFTPQSTYREATTVDCNDLRLTRIPGNLSSDTQVLLLQSNYIARTSEELEQLFNLTELDLSQNNFSSIHDVGLTNMSQLTTLHLEENQITEMPDYCLQDLSNLQELYINHNQINIISPNALSGLHNLLRLHLNSNRLKAIDSRWFESTPNLEILMIGENPVVGILDFNFKPLVNLRSLVLAGMDLTDVPGNAFVGLDNLESLSFYDNKLIRVPQNALQKLPNLKFLDLNKNPVHKIQEGDFKNMLRLKELGINNMGELVSVDRFAVDNLPELTKLEATNNPKFSYVNRQAFRDVPALESLMLNNNALNALYQSTVDSLPNLREISIHSNPLRCDCVIQWMSSNKTSIRFMEPLSMFCALPVEVRGQHVRELLQQDSAEQCLPMISHDSFPNHLNLDIGMTVDLDCRAMSQPEPDIYWVTPVGNKVMVETLSDKYSLSSEGTLRISQIQVEDSGRYTCVAQNAEGADTRVTAIRVNGTLLDSTQLMKVYVKKTESHSILVSWKVNSNVMTSNLKWSSATMKIDNPHITYTARVPVDVHEYNLTHLQPSTEYEVCLTVSNIHQQTQKSCVNVTTKHAAFTVEISDQGTNTALAAVMGTIFGIISLASMAVYISKRWKRKNYNHSLKKYMQKTSSIPLNELYPPLINLWEADSEKEKEVSSSSETKPGQVDTTRSYYMW